GGGGTGTATATCATAGAGGACAGGCCGCTGGCAAGGGCGATCTATGCCACGGCAGAAATCAAAATGGAAATCCCGTATGCGTACTATACGGCTATTGCAGAAATTTTCGCATTGGTTTACAGTATAAGAAAAAATGATAAAGGTAAGAAGAGGAATTAGTGTATGGCAGATATACTTCGAGTAACAACGCCGCTGACCGGACAGGATCCGGCCACGAAGGTAAGACCCAACGTTCAGGATCCCACGACAAACATCAATAATGTGATCAATCCTAACCGAGTACCCAAAAACGAGTCCAAGGGACTATACAATGATCAGGAGACCAATAAATTTTCTCCGAACCTAAAGTCGAACTTTGATTCTTTTTTGCATAAGCTGGCCAGTATGCCGGGTATGTCCGCAGAAACGGCTAAGTTATTTTTTACCCGATATGGAAGTATCGTCAGCTCAGGACTGGGAGAAGGCATGGCTCTTGAGATGAGCAAATACCTTCAGATGATGAAAGTCAGTGACGCCGAGCTTTTGAATCTGCTGAAAGGGATGCAGGGCTCAGCCATAAAATTTACAGGAGATTTCTTCGATATTCTCCGAGGTCTGGTGGGAAACAAAAATCTTTCTCCGGATGCAAAATCCATGATTTTGGAATTTCTCAGAAGATATGACGCTATTACAGCTAATACTCACACCCTGAAAAATATGATATCGAACCTGAATAACATTGCGGACAGGATGATGCGAAATTCAGCGGAACAGCTGAAAGAAATGATTGCCTCGCTGGATACCAAAGCCGGGAACGGAAGCGTAACGGAAAATCTCGCCCGAATGAGAGAAAGTATTATTCCGTTTCTGTCCGCTTACATATCACAGACCAAGGATTTTGGCAGTGTGAGGGATAATATCAGTCTGTTTATTTTGAACTTTACCCGGTATGAGATGGGCAGCAAGGAAGGATTTTCGGACGCCCTCAATTCACTGCTGGGCGTACCGGAGGTGTCTTCAAAGGTGTCCAACAGCATGGTGGCGCAGTTGGTGGACGGTATTTTTTCTGATATGCACAGCGATCAGGCCAAGATGCTCCAGAGCCAACTGGTCACTGTTTTAACAAAGGGACTGGAAGGACAGGCAGGATATCAGAACACGCAGGTATTTCAAAATATCTTGCAGTCTGCTTTGCTGAATGAAAGCGTGTACATGCCTCTGCTTCATATGATGCTGCCGGTGGATTACAATGGAAGACAGATGTTTTCAGAGATATGGGTAGACCCGGACAGCGACGAGAGAAGCGAAAAAGAAGGCGGAAGCGCCGTAAAGCTGCTGGTGAAATTCGATATTAAGGATCTGGGCTTCTTTGAAATGATTATGCTGGTTCAGAACAGTAAAGTAGATATGCAGTTATTTTATCCCGAACAGCTGGAACCCATGAAAAGCCAGATTAAAGATGGCATATTTACTATAGTGGAGAGAAATGATTTAAAATTTAGATCCTATATGGCAGAAAAGTGTGCTCAGCCTGCACCGGTTTCAGATGTGTTTCATAAGCTCTTTGAAGGGAGGAATATGGTCAATGTCACAGTATAATGGTTCCAAAAGAGCAGTGGCTCTGAAATATGATGAAGAGAAAGGCGCCGCGCCGGTTATCGTGGCTTCCGGACTCGGATATATGGCAGAAAAGATCGTAGAGATGGCCAATCAGCAGGACGTACCGGTTTACGAGGATACTTCGCTGGCAACCGTTCTGTCTCAGCTGGAGCTGGGAGCACAAATCCCGGAGGAAGTGTATCGAGCCGTGGTAGAGATTTATATTTATTTCTTGAATTTTGATGCGAAGAAGTAAGATCAAATAGCAATGTGAATCTGGGAAACTTTAGAGATAAAGTGTTTCCAGATTTTTTTGTCCATATTACAAACTTTCAGCTCATGAAAGGCATCAGAGGCTCTACATGTGACTTAAAAAACTAGAAACCATTCATTTCATTGTAAAAATGGCAGAAGTTGAGTATAATAAGAGCAAGACGAGAGTGGGGAATTAAGAAATCAAAGGGATGAGGGAGGCAGTGGATTGAGTATTGCGGATTTAATAGGTGAAACAACGGAATATGACAAGAAGCAAGCACTGGAAGTAAAGAAGCCCAAGAGTTGGTGCAAAAGTGTCAGTGCCTTTGCTAATGGGGCGGGTGGAATATTAATATTTGGAATTTCCGATGATGATGAGATTGTAGGGCTTACCGATGCAGAACATGATGCTGAGATTATCAGTGAACAAATCAAGACTAGGCTCAACCCAATTCCTAATTTTAAGCTACGTTTTTATAATACAGAAGATGAAAAAAGGTTAATTATTCTTGATATATATGCAGGAGAGCAGACACCTTATTATTATGATGCAGATGGGTCGTTAACAGCGTTTCATCGGGTAGGAAATCAGAGCATTCCTGTATCACCTGCAAAACTAAAAGAGCTAGTCCTCA
This region of Aminipila luticellarii genomic DNA includes:
- a CDS encoding EscU/YscU/HrcU family type III secretion system export apparatus switch protein, which encodes MSQYNGSKRAVALKYDEEKGAAPVIVASGLGYMAEKIVEMANQQDVPVYEDTSLATVLSQLELGAQIPEEVYRAVVEIYIYFLNFDAKK